The following coding sequences are from one Streptomyces sp. NBC_01485 window:
- a CDS encoding ATP-binding cassette domain-containing protein, with product MSQHHAGLAIETAGLVKTFGRTRAVDGVDLAVPVGTVYGVLGPNGAGKTTTVKMLATLLRPDGGQAHVFGHDVVREADEVRGRVSLTGQYASVDEDLTGTENLVLLGRLLGHGRKAARERSAQLLAAFGLTDAAGKQVKHYSGGMRRRIDIAASILSTPDLLFLDEPTTGLDPRSRNQVWEIVRAVVAQGTTVLLTTQYLDEADQLASRIAVIDHGRVIAEGTKGELKASVGAGTVHLRLRDAEQRPAAEQVLRLTLDADVQPAPDPVALTARLSAAAQDTAAEQAARALAELARAGVTVDNFSLGHPSLDEVFLALTGHDTNAAADTPADDERGEVAA from the coding sequence ATGAGCCAGCACCACGCCGGCCTGGCGATCGAGACCGCAGGTCTGGTGAAGACGTTCGGCCGGACCAGGGCCGTGGACGGCGTCGACCTCGCCGTCCCCGTCGGTACGGTCTACGGCGTCCTCGGCCCGAACGGCGCGGGCAAGACGACCACTGTCAAGATGCTCGCCACCCTCCTGCGGCCCGACGGCGGCCAGGCCCATGTCTTCGGCCATGACGTCGTCCGGGAGGCCGACGAGGTGCGCGGCCGGGTGAGCCTCACCGGCCAGTACGCGTCCGTGGACGAGGATCTCACCGGCACCGAGAACCTGGTGCTGCTCGGCCGGCTCCTCGGGCACGGCAGGAAGGCGGCCCGCGAGCGGTCCGCGCAGCTCCTGGCAGCGTTCGGGCTCACGGACGCCGCCGGAAAGCAGGTCAAGCACTACTCGGGCGGCATGCGGCGCCGGATCGACATCGCCGCGTCCATCCTCAGCACCCCCGACCTGCTCTTCCTCGACGAGCCGACGACCGGGCTCGACCCGCGCAGCCGCAACCAGGTCTGGGAGATCGTGCGGGCGGTGGTCGCGCAGGGCACCACCGTGCTGCTGACCACGCAGTACCTGGACGAGGCCGACCAGCTGGCGTCCCGGATCGCCGTCATCGACCACGGCCGGGTGATCGCCGAGGGCACGAAGGGCGAGCTGAAGGCGTCCGTCGGCGCCGGCACCGTCCACCTGCGGCTGCGCGACGCCGAGCAGCGGCCGGCGGCCGAGCAGGTGCTGCGGCTGACCCTGGACGCCGACGTCCAGCCGGCCCCGGACCCGGTGGCGCTGACCGCCCGGCTGAGCGCGGCGGCGCAGGACACGGCGGCCGAGCAGGCCGCGCGGGCCCTCGCCGAGCTGGCCCGGGCCGGCGTCACCGTCGACAACTTCTCCCTGGGCCACCCCAGCCTGGACGAGGTGTTCCTCGCCCTCACCGGACACGACACGAACGCCGCCGCCGACACGCCGGCCGACGATGAGAGAGGCGAGGTGGCGGCATGA